The sequence below is a genomic window from Methanocalculus natronophilus.
TCTGTCGAAGGCGGACCGTTCTTCCCCCGCCGACCCGATCATATCATGAAGCGGGCAATCCGCGGTATGGTGCCGTACAAGACAGGACCTGGCCGCGAGGCGTTTGGCAGGATAAAAACCTATGTCGGCGTGCCTGAAGAGTTTGCAGGCATGGATATGGAAGTGATTGAAGAGGCACACCGCAAGAGGTTAAACAAGCCACGGTATGTCACGCTTCAGACCGTGAGCCAGAACCTTGGTGCAAAATTCTAGGAGGGGAGAATCGATGACAAAAATTATCAATACAAGCGGAAAGAGAAAGACAGCCGTTGCCCGCGCCACCCTGCGTGAGGGGAAGGGCAGGATCCGGATCAATTCGGTCCCCCTTGAGATCTATGGATCTGATCTGATCCGGATGAAGATTGCAGAGGCACTCGTCCTCGCACCCGGTGTCACAGACACTATCGACATCGATATCGATGTATCGGGTGGAGGTATCATCGGCCAGGCAGAAGCCATCCGGACCGCACTTGGCCGGGGCATCCTGGGCTGGACAAATGATCCCGCAATCAAGGAAGGGTACCTTGGATACGACAGGACCCTGCTCGTCAATGATTCGCGCCAGAAAGAAGCGAAGAAACCGCACGGGCGTGGAGCAAGGAAGAGATTCCAGAAGTCGTACCGTTAAATATCAGCAGGATAATAAGGAATCGGGGATTATGATACCTGTACGATGTTTCACCTGTGGAAAAGTCGTTTCCACGGCATGGGATGAGTTCAAAGAGCGATCAGCAGCAGGAGAGGATCCAAAAGAGATCCTCGATTCCCTCGATTTGGAACGCTACTGTTGCAGAAGAATGCTTCTCTCACATAAGGAGATTGTTGATGAGCTGTATCCCTATCAATGAGGGGTCGTGGGGTAGCCTGGACTATCCTATTGCGTTCGGGACGCAGTGACCTGAGTTCGAATCTCAGCGACCCCA
It includes:
- a CDS encoding 50S ribosomal protein L13; translation: MATIINAENLLLGRLASTVAKRALQGEEIAIVNAEKAILSGRKAEVLQKYQQKRARGSVEGGPFFPRRPDHIMKRAIRGMVPYKTGPGREAFGRIKTYVGVPEEFAGMDMEVIEEAHRKRLNKPRYVTLQTVSQNLGAKF
- a CDS encoding 30S ribosomal protein S9, which produces MTKIINTSGKRKTAVARATLREGKGRIRINSVPLEIYGSDLIRMKIAEALVLAPGVTDTIDIDIDVSGGGIIGQAEAIRTALGRGILGWTNDPAIKEGYLGYDRTLLVNDSRQKEAKKPHGRGARKRFQKSYR
- a CDS encoding DNA-directed RNA polymerase subunit N gives rise to the protein MIPVRCFTCGKVVSTAWDEFKERSAAGEDPKEILDSLDLERYCCRRMLLSHKEIVDELYPYQ